In Aegilops tauschii subsp. strangulata cultivar AL8/78 chromosome 3, Aet v6.0, whole genome shotgun sequence, one genomic interval encodes:
- the LOC141042937 gene encoding uncharacterized protein encodes MDDFRNTTERLFIDADGNTKLEVLYTNEPYKVEEILTLYEEWLREDRYKFVGLDLEYTREDYFDRSRKVAVMQLAMRKHVLVYHFCKARTECAALKDFRRNKGIIFASVDIRNDRDVLANSYLKIPRECHIDLQEELMIKGGNLRDSMADLAGTVINKSYLSMKSSFPQGLHDYWEWKPLSLEHQKYAAIDGYVSYELYRRVLSMKDMMHPRCLPDPRRR; translated from the exons ATGGACGACTTCAGGAACACTACTGAGCGTCTCTTTATAGATGCTGATGGTAATACCAAGCTCGAGGTGTTGTACACTAACGAGCCCTACAAGGTGGAGGAGATTCTTACTCTCTATGAGGAATGGCTGCGTGAGGACAGGTACAAGTTTGTTGGTCTTGATCTGGAGTACACACGAGAGGATTATTTTGATCGTAGTAGAAAAGTCGCCGTTATGCAACTGGCGATGCGCAAGCATGTTCTTGTCTATCACTTTTGCAAGGCCAGGACGGAGTGCGCTGCTCTGAAGGATTTCCGTCGGAACAAAGGTATAATTTTCGCTAGTGTCGACATCAGGAATGATAGGGATGTTCTCGCAAACAGTTACCTCAAAATCCCAAGAGAGTGTCACATCGACCTTCAAGAGGAGCTCATGATCAAAGGAGGCAATCTAAGGGATTCCATGGCAGATTTGGCAGGAACCGTCATAAACAAATCTTACTTGAGTATGAAGTCGTCTTTTCCACAAGGTCTGCATGACTACTGGGAATGGAAGCCGCTTTCCCTTGAACACCAGAAATATGCGGCAATC GATGGGTATGTTAGCTACGAGCTCTACCGCCGAGTTCTGTCTATGAAGGACATGATGCATCCTCGTTGTCTTCCCGACCCCAGACGCCGTTGA